In Silvanigrella paludirubra, one DNA window encodes the following:
- a CDS encoding amidohydrolase family protein, giving the protein MAAKIWSTKKNKKIIFKNSPCVVTMQGLNNLENNIITLKDMKILKNQDVYISDGVFQAIGENIADKYVNLSDCEVIDASNLVLMPGLIDCHNHPIFAGSRANETVLKSQGMTYEEIAAKNGGIAATMKATRAVSKEKLTEIYKLNAKDALAKGVVLLEAKTGYGLNPKEERKMLEALYEAYNGEDAQELPALSPTYLGPHAASPEYRGLDNYIQALVEDLPNIAALGEEAVKKGISLPLAADIFLERNFFTKEQSERWLGAALQHGLDVHIHSDEFSRSGGAELAAELARRVEQTASKRRQKGRVLTVDHCQYSTESDLGRLATLGVIAVALPSTSFFSRIPYVDAKRWRASGVKIAIASDFNPGSAIINNIWFACYLALSQCAFSLPEVYAGVTVNAALALGVEDSYGIIEEGKKATLVAFEGNSADDFFTSPIGDHVRHVVL; this is encoded by the coding sequence ATGGCAGCAAAGATTTGGTCTACAAAAAAGAATAAAAAAATTATTTTCAAGAACTCTCCTTGTGTTGTAACTATGCAAGGATTGAATAACTTAGAAAATAATATTATTACTTTAAAAGATATGAAAATTCTTAAAAATCAAGATGTATATATATCTGATGGTGTTTTTCAGGCAATTGGAGAAAATATTGCGGATAAATATGTTAACTTATCTGATTGTGAAGTGATAGATGCTTCTAATTTAGTTTTAATGCCAGGTTTAATTGATTGTCATAATCACCCTATTTTTGCAGGCAGCCGTGCTAACGAAACTGTATTAAAATCTCAGGGAATGACCTATGAAGAAATTGCAGCAAAAAATGGTGGTATTGCTGCAACAATGAAAGCAACTCGAGCTGTTAGTAAAGAAAAGTTAACAGAAATTTATAAATTAAATGCAAAAGATGCTCTTGCAAAAGGTGTTGTTCTTCTCGAAGCAAAAACAGGATATGGATTAAATCCTAAAGAAGAAAGAAAAATGCTTGAAGCTCTTTATGAAGCCTATAATGGTGAAGATGCTCAGGAATTACCTGCGTTATCTCCAACTTATTTAGGGCCTCATGCTGCCAGCCCAGAATACAGAGGACTCGATAATTATATTCAAGCTCTGGTAGAAGATTTACCAAATATAGCTGCATTAGGTGAAGAAGCGGTTAAAAAAGGAATTTCTTTACCGCTAGCAGCAGATATATTTTTAGAAAGAAACTTTTTTACTAAGGAACAGTCTGAGCGTTGGTTGGGAGCTGCCTTACAACATGGTTTAGATGTTCATATTCATTCGGATGAGTTTTCACGGAGTGGTGGTGCTGAGCTTGCAGCAGAACTTGCACGGAGAGTAGAGCAAACAGCTTCTAAAAGAAGACAAAAAGGACGTGTACTTACAGTTGATCATTGTCAATATTCAACTGAATCCGATTTAGGTAGACTGGCAACTTTAGGTGTAATTGCTGTTGCTCTTCCTTCGACAAGTTTTTTTAGTCGTATTCCATATGTTGATGCAAAAAGATGGAGAGCATCTGGTGTTAAAATTGCAATAGCGAGTGATTTTAATCCAGGAAGCGCCATTATAAATAATATTTGGTTTGCTTGTTACCTTGCACTTTCTCAATGTGCTTTTTCACTTCCTGAAGTTTACGCAGGTGTTACTGTAAATGCAGCACTCGCATTAGGAGTAGAAGATAGCTATGGAATAATTGAAGAAGGAAAAAAAGCAACTTTAGTTGCATTTGAAGGAAATTCTGCAGACGATTTTTTTACTTCTCCGATCGGTGATCATGTAAGACACGTGGTATTATAA
- a CDS encoding DoxX family protein: MAGSKTLKIVYWVFTIPFVVLMLFSVFSYFSSAPQAVEGIRSLGYPLYMLKILGTAKLLGVIAILYNKFKTLKEWAYAGFVINLIGAAASHHFSGDPLSKVIVPLVGLVIVLISYFLWKKK; the protein is encoded by the coding sequence ATGGCAGGGTCAAAAACTTTAAAAATTGTCTATTGGGTATTTACCATTCCATTTGTTGTATTGATGCTTTTTTCTGTTTTTAGCTATTTTAGCTCTGCTCCACAGGCAGTTGAAGGGATTCGATCTTTGGGTTATCCGCTTTATATGTTAAAAATATTAGGTACAGCAAAGCTTTTGGGAGTTATTGCTATCCTTTATAATAAATTTAAAACATTAAAAGAGTGGGCATATGCTGGATTTGTTATTAATTTAATTGGTGCTGCGGCTTCGCATCATTTTTCAGGTGATCCTTTATCTAAAGTGATAGTCCCATTAGTTGGTCTTGTAATTGTTCTTATCTCCTATTTTTTATGGAAGAAAAAATAA
- a CDS encoding VOC family protein has protein sequence MKIDHLIIGSHNLNISKEFYIKILGFNEHDSFIDTGTGKKGFILIHNYLKILLVPFEEIRLPNPQHIAFLVDEIQFNKIYYTAMNKKLKIRAEPNLNTEKFGIGSLDVNYKNFYILDPSNVNIEIMSHI, from the coding sequence ATGAAAATAGATCATCTGATTATAGGCTCTCATAATCTTAATATTTCTAAAGAGTTTTATATCAAGATTCTTGGCTTTAATGAACATGACTCTTTTATTGATACTGGAACTGGTAAAAAGGGATTCATTTTAATTCATAATTATTTAAAAATTTTACTTGTTCCTTTTGAAGAAATCCGTCTTCCAAATCCTCAACATATTGCTTTTTTAGTAGATGAAATTCAATTTAATAAAATTTATTATACTGCTATGAATAAAAAACTTAAAATAAGAGCCGAACCTAATTTAAATACTGAAAAATTTGGTATAGGTTCGTTAGATGTTAATTATAAAAATTTTTATATATTAGACCCAAGTAACGTTAATATAGAAATCATGAGTCATATTTAA
- the hutU gene encoding urocanate hydratase — MSTQNIFPSSTKIFTPGQPAPRGKSLITKGWLQEAALRMLLNNLDFEVAEKPEDLVVYGGRGKAARSLPDFHNILKALQELENEETLLIQSGSPVARIKTWQNAPRVLLANSNLVGNWANWNHFDELEKKGLMMYGQMTAGSWIYIGSQGIVQGTYETFYEAFQQHYKGVTKGRYVFSTGLGGMGGAQPLAAVLTGACFLGIEVDKKRAEMRLKSGYLDEIHNDIDSAMNSLKNSLSEGLAKSIAIIGNVADILPILLERNDFHPSLVTDQTSAHDPTYGYVPQGYSMEQVFQERKLNPKKVEQDAMQSIGKHVRYLLELKNRGIPTFDYGNNIRAMAKKVGVDNAFDIKGFVPEYIRPLFCKGKGPFRFVMLSGDSEDLKKADQALMNLFPHHNDIQRWLSLAPKRISIQGLPARILWLGYGDRLKAGLLLNEMVKSGEISCPVVIGRDHLDCGSVASPYRETEDMKDGSDAVADWALLNAFGNISSGASWVSFHHGGGVGMGYSLHAGMVIVADGSQEASERLKRVLTFDPAMGIFRHADAGYESSRKIAGEQMNRSVEADSPYFYPRYLSNAEVNHGSKDLVYKKE, encoded by the coding sequence ATGTCTACTCAAAATATATTCCCTTCATCAACTAAAATATTTACCCCTGGGCAACCAGCTCCAAGAGGAAAGTCCCTTATTACTAAGGGATGGCTTCAAGAAGCCGCTTTACGCATGCTATTAAATAATCTTGATTTTGAAGTTGCTGAAAAACCCGAAGATTTAGTTGTCTATGGGGGAAGAGGAAAAGCAGCACGATCTTTGCCTGATTTTCATAATATTTTAAAAGCATTGCAAGAACTTGAAAATGAGGAAACCCTATTGATTCAAAGTGGAAGCCCGGTTGCTCGTATTAAAACTTGGCAAAATGCACCTCGTGTTCTTTTAGCAAATAGCAATTTAGTTGGAAATTGGGCAAATTGGAATCATTTTGACGAGCTCGAGAAAAAAGGCCTCATGATGTATGGTCAAATGACTGCAGGAAGCTGGATTTATATTGGATCACAAGGAATAGTCCAAGGCACATACGAAACTTTTTATGAAGCATTTCAACAACATTATAAAGGTGTTACAAAAGGGCGTTACGTTTTTTCTACAGGACTTGGGGGAATGGGAGGAGCGCAGCCTCTTGCAGCTGTATTAACAGGAGCCTGCTTTTTAGGAATTGAAGTCGATAAAAAACGAGCAGAAATGCGCTTAAAATCTGGATATCTTGACGAAATTCACAATGACATTGATTCCGCAATGAACTCTCTTAAAAATTCATTATCCGAAGGGCTTGCTAAAAGCATTGCCATTATTGGCAATGTAGCTGATATTCTTCCCATATTATTAGAACGTAACGATTTCCATCCGAGTCTTGTAACCGATCAAACTTCAGCTCATGATCCTACCTACGGGTATGTTCCCCAAGGTTATTCTATGGAACAAGTGTTTCAAGAACGAAAGTTAAACCCAAAAAAGGTGGAACAAGATGCAATGCAAAGCATTGGAAAACATGTTCGATATTTGTTAGAACTTAAAAATAGAGGGATTCCAACATTTGATTATGGCAATAATATTCGCGCAATGGCGAAAAAAGTAGGAGTAGATAATGCATTTGATATTAAAGGATTTGTCCCTGAATATATTCGTCCTCTTTTTTGTAAAGGAAAAGGTCCTTTTCGATTCGTAATGTTAAGTGGTGATTCTGAAGATCTAAAAAAAGCGGATCAAGCGCTTATGAATTTATTTCCTCATCATAATGACATTCAAAGGTGGTTATCTTTAGCTCCAAAAAGGATATCTATTCAAGGATTGCCTGCCAGAATTTTGTGGTTAGGATATGGAGATAGATTAAAAGCAGGGTTACTCTTGAACGAGATGGTAAAAAGCGGTGAAATTTCTTGTCCCGTTGTTATTGGAAGAGATCATTTGGATTGTGGAAGTGTCGCATCTCCTTATCGTGAAACAGAAGATATGAAAGATGGTAGTGACGCCGTTGCTGATTGGGCTCTTTTAAATGCTTTTGGCAATATTTCAAGTGGTGCTTCTTGGGTGAGTTTTCATCATGGCGGTGGAGTTGGAATGGGATATTCGCTTCATGCAGGAATGGTGATTGTGGCAGATGGAAGTCAAGAAGCTTCTGAACGTTTAAAGAGAGTTCTCACATTTGATCCTGCAATGGGTATATTTCGTCATGCAGATGCAGGTTATGAAAGTTCGCGAAAAATTGCTGGGGAGCAAATGAATCGTTCTGTAGAAGCGGACTCTCCCTATTTTTATCCTCGATATTTATCAAACGCTGAGGTGAATCATGGCAGCAAAGATTTGGTCTACAAAAAAGAATAA
- a CDS encoding TrmH family RNA methyltransferase, with protein sequence MIWTESTTSSNVPTQYFIPEHLRNDFGKINAALRGFFTDARIGKMEKIAQIRSRQVLTVFENTHHAHNISAILRTIDSFGFLDLFFLYSNKEMRFKAADTIDRGASQWLMPKRINTVEECADILKNSGYKIALVSLPDFSRTSEHYIDKIPSFPSNSFHSNEFKNFIGDQKIALIFGSELHGVSPEWKNYADMYVSVQMYGFTESLNVSVCAGIILQTLRESLSIHQPNFLLSKQEQNLILEHWIAKTCPNAFEYISTREPDLLKWFEFVRSGKFFQPIPK encoded by the coding sequence ATGATTTGGACGGAATCAACGACTTCTTCAAATGTGCCTACACAATACTTTATTCCAGAGCACTTGAGAAATGACTTTGGAAAAATTAATGCTGCACTAAGAGGCTTTTTTACAGATGCAAGAATCGGCAAAATGGAAAAAATAGCGCAGATAAGAAGTAGACAAGTTTTAACTGTGTTTGAAAATACCCATCACGCTCATAATATTAGTGCTATTTTAAGAACAATTGATTCTTTTGGATTTTTAGATTTATTTTTTTTATACTCCAATAAAGAAATGAGATTTAAAGCAGCTGACACTATTGATAGAGGTGCAAGCCAATGGCTAATGCCAAAACGAATAAATACAGTTGAAGAATGTGCTGATATTTTAAAAAATAGTGGTTATAAAATTGCTCTTGTTTCTTTACCTGATTTTTCGAGAACCTCTGAACATTATATTGATAAAATCCCTTCTTTTCCAAGTAATTCATTTCATTCAAATGAATTTAAAAACTTTATAGGCGATCAAAAAATAGCTCTCATTTTTGGGAGTGAATTACACGGTGTTTCCCCAGAGTGGAAAAATTATGCGGATATGTATGTTTCGGTTCAAATGTATGGTTTTACAGAATCTCTAAATGTTTCCGTTTGTGCAGGAATAATATTACAAACATTAAGAGAATCACTTTCAATCCATCAACCCAATTTTTTATTAAGTAAACAAGAACAAAATCTAATTCTTGAACACTGGATTGCAAAAACTTGTCCAAATGCATTTGAATATATTTCTACTAGAGAACCCGATCTTTTAAAATGGTTCGAATTTGTTCGATCTGGGAAATTTTTTCAGCCTATTCCAAAATAA